From Dermochelys coriacea isolate rDerCor1 chromosome 9, rDerCor1.pri.v4, whole genome shotgun sequence, one genomic window encodes:
- the LOC119861532 gene encoding syntaxin-3-like: MKDRLEELRIRVSEDEDSLDIDDTLSFDNPVFKEDETNPLSKIFQEVSDLSLGLSKLEELSESIQKKQQRVLCCTTKESVYEEKKELSNIKASFTTQAKVIQPQLYGIQDTLARDSKQWLAGYRIHQSQLSVLISRYRDIITHHYAKEMEYVEKLKEQIMRQTELAGLSLREEDINQLVESPVAPQIVGQDLEVLKAKQHLAMAQVRHQQLMDLEVQISELYSLFLHLEVLVSEQHEVINNIEYNVLHTLDYVSQSNEEVKKALKYERQSRISAALSAVLGLCACCTCLSCIASTV; this comes from the coding sequence ATGAAGGACAGGCTGGAGGAATTGAGGATCCGAGTTAGCGAAGATGAGGACTCTTTGGATATTGATGATACCCTCTCATTTGATAACCCGGTTTTCAAGGAGGATGAGACCAATCCCTTGAGCAAGATATTCCAGGAAGTGTCAGATCTCTCGCTGGGCCTGAGTAAACTGGAGGAGTTATCGGAGAGCATCCAAAAGAAGCAGCAGCGGGTGCTGTGCTGCACCACCAAGGAGAGCGTTtatgaagaaaagaaagagcTAAGTAACATTAAGGCCTCCTTCACTACTCAGGCTAAAGTCATCCAGCCTCAGCTCTATGGGATTCAAGACACACTGGCCCGAGACAGCAAACAGTGGCTGGCAGGATACCGcatccaccagagccagctcTCCGTCCTAATCAGCCGGTACCGAGACATCATCACTCACCATTATGCCAAGGAGATGGAGTACGTGGAGAAGCTGAAGGAGCAGATCATGAGGCAAACCGAGCTGGCGGGCTTGAGCCTACGTGAAGAGGACATTAATCAGCTAGTGGAAAGCCCTGTTGCTCCTCAGATTGTGGGCCAGGACCTGGAAGTGCTCAAGGCCAAGCAGCACTTGGCCATGGCCCAAGTACGCCACCAACAACTGATGGACCTAGAGGTCCAGATCAGTGAGCTGTACTCGCTTTTCCTACACTTGGAGGTGCTGGTTTCCGAGCAGCACGAGGTCATCAACAACATTGAGTACAACGTCCTGCATACACTGGATTATGTGTCCCAGTCCAATGAGGAGGTGAAGAAAGCCCTGAAGTATGAGCGCCAGTCGCGGATCTCGGCAGCACTGTCAGCAGTGCTGGGCCTCTGTGCCTGTTGCACGTGCTTATCATGCATAGCCAGCACAGTGTAG